A single region of the Lotus japonicus ecotype B-129 chromosome 4, LjGifu_v1.2 genome encodes:
- the LOC130710985 gene encoding receptor-like serine/threonine-protein kinase ALE2, translated as MGMGVVLDLMLQLCIIAFAVAAQGSKGSILSPSPLFLPAIPPITETLGPINHGESKGGNAPSLPPEPDGLVMSPTPANLHTYPSPIESPGSLPRRDSSRNIAPSFPPVPNGSFSHPPNIRPLPSSAPTPQMHKDIEPFISPSSSPAALSPPHDVIPSPSTAQGNMPPSVKSSPPPRKAPFVRPPAPTPTAPAPVAIPSGRSPENSPVSQPGEHGNLAPNVDDSRANKSHTAEPISPTPIVTPSTNVPKNSPRSQPTEHQSYPPQQGTNKGHGPGPISPAPFAVNLPKTLPVSHPPEHGSLPPNAHQRNANTGHTLEPISPVSAAKPPATLKENSPVSQPTQHGSIPPNVKRSTDEGHTPEPVSPKSVASPPWEIEHIPPVTHPIFPITTPSILPAPATSPISAFPVNKPLVHPNFPVVSPSKLPASVPSPTSTPSRSTNWRKDGEPAAEPLYKTPKPLTDVIHSPARDRAIPPSLSSASGKKHHVPLPMNPVSPSKSFIKSPKMLLLPQIHALPPPPPNEDCLSTVCSEPYVTSPPGAPCRCVSPMRVGLRLSVPLYTFFPLVSELASEIATGVFMKQSQIRIMGANEANQEPEKTVVLIDLVPLGENFDNTTAFLTFDRFWHKKVVIKAYYFGDYDVLYVSYPGLPLSPPLPPSSIPFIYGDPYSTVGNNGGAIKPLGVDIHKSQHKGGLSRGIIAIVAVSVFLAAVLCTAVAWVMFKFRDHVSQLASTPRLSPPSLTKTPGSARVSLIGNVGAGSNSSSFRSSIAAYTGSSKTFSMNDLEKATDNFHASRILGEGGFGRVYGGVLGEGTKVAVKVLMRDDHHGDREFLAEVEMLSRLHHRNLVKLIGICAEDSFRGLVYELIPNGSVESHLHGVDKENCTLDWGARMKIALGAARGLAYLHEDSSPSVIHRDFKSSNILLEDDFTPKVADFGLARAATDGQNIHISTRVMGTFGYVAPEYAMTGHLLVKSDVYSYGVVLLELLTGRKPVDMSQAPGQENLVAWARPLLASNEGLKAIIDPSVGADVPFDIVAKVAAIASMCVQPEVSNRPFMGEVVQALKLVCSECEEAKEDAVSRSSSQEDLSVVLDGGASTVSGQLQDERHFSASHFNSEVDIERCLSASEQFSSSARVGRRDTESFRRNSYSEPLRSERSTRLWKIIRRLSGGSASEHGTMFKL; from the exons GTTCCATCTTATCTCCATCTCCACTATTCCTTCCTGCCATTCCTCCTATAACAGAAACACTTGGTCCTATCAATCATGGAGAGTCTAAGGGAGGCAATGCACCAAGCTTACCACCAGAACCAGATG GGCTTGTTATGTCCCCAACTCCAGCAAACTTGCATACATATCCTTCCCCTATTGAATCACCTGGTTCTTTACCCCGAAGAGATTCATCGAGAAACATTGCTCCAAGCTTTCCACCAGTACCAAATG GGTCATTTTCTCACCCTCCAAATATAAGACCACTCCCTTCATCAGCTCCAACTCCTCAGATGCATAAAGACATTGAACCGTTCATATCTCCAAGTTCAAGCCCAGCAGCATTATCACCACCACATGATGTCATTCCTTCACCATCAACAGCGCAAGGAAATATGCCACCATCTGTAAAATCAAGTCCACCTCCAAGGAAAGCACCTTTTGTTAGGCCTCCTGCCCCTACACCAACTGCTCCAG CTCCAGTTGCAATACCTTCTGGCAGATCACCAGAAAATTCCCCAGTTAGCCAACCAGGTGAACATGGAAATTTGGCACCTAATGTTGATGATAGCAGAGCAAATAAGAGTCATACTGCAGAGCCAATTTCCCCAA CACCAATTGTAACACCTTCTACCAATGTTCCCAAAAATTCACCACGCAGCCAACCGACTGAACATCAAAGTTATCCTCCTCAGCAGGGAACAAATAAGGGCCACGGCCCAGGACCAATTTCACCAG CCCCTTTTGCAGTTAATTTACCAAAAACATTGCCTGTCAGCCATCCGCCTGAACATGGGAGTTTACCGCCAAATGCTCATCAAAGGAATGCAAATACTGGTCACACCTTGGAGCCCATTTCTCCAG TTTCAGCAGCAAAACCTCCTGCAACTTTGAAAGAAAATTCACCAGTCAGTCAACCAACTCAACATGGAAGTATTCCACCAAATGTTAAGAGGAGTACGGATGAAGGTCACACTCCTGAGCCAGTTTCACCAA AGTCTGTTGCATCCCCACCATGGGAAATAGAACACATCCCACCAGTGACCCACCCTATTTTCCCAATAACAACTCCATCCATATTACCTG CACCAGCCACATCACCAATTAGTGCATTTCCAGTAAATAAACCATTGGTCCATCCAAATTTTCCAGTAGTGTCTCCATCAAAATTACCAG CATCTGTTCCCTCTCCCACGTCAACACCTTCAAGAAGCACCAATTGGAGAAAGGATGGAGAACCAGCTGCTGAACCTTTGTACAAAACACCAAAGCCACTTACAGATGTAATCCATTCCCCTGCTCGAG ATAGAGCAATTCCTCCCTCATTGTCGTCAGCAAGTGGGAAAAAACATCATGTTCCACTACCAATGAACCCAG TATCTCCGTCGAAGTCTTTTATCAAGAGCCCTAAGATGCTCCTCCTGCCTCAGATTCATGCACTGCCACCCCCACCTCCAAATGAAG ATTGTTTATCAACTGTCTGCTCAGAGCCTTATGTAACTTCGCCACCAGGAGCACCATGCAGATGTGTCTCGCCCATGAGAGTTGGTCTTCGCCTTAGTGTTCCTCTTTATACCTTCTTCCCTTTGGTTTCAGAGCTGGCTTCTGAAATTGCCACTGGCGTTTTCATGAAACAAAGTCAAATTCGAATTATGGGAGCCAATGAAGCAAACCAGGAACCTGAGAAAACTGTTGTCCTTATTGATTTGGTGCCACTTGGGGAAAATTTTGATAATACAACAGCCTTTCTGACTTTTGACAGATTTTGGCATAAAAAGGTAGTTATAAAGGCTTACTACTTTGGCGACTATGATGTGTTATATGTGAGCTATCCAG GTTTACCTCTTTCTCCTCCTTTACCACCTTCAAGCATTCCCTTCATATATGGTGACCCATATTCCACTGTTGGCAATAATGGAGGGGCAATAAAGCCCCTTGGGGTTGACATACATAAGAGTCAGCATAAAGGTGGACTTAGCAGAGGCATAATTGCCATTGTTGCTGTTTCAGTTTTTCTAGCAGCTGTTTTATGTACAGCTGTTGCTTGGGTCATGTTCAAATTTAGAGATCATGTTAGTCAACTAGCCTCAACCCCAAGGCTTTCACCACCTTCTCTTACCAAAACACCAG GTTCTGCTCGTGTGTCATTAATTGGAAATGTAGGGGCTGGTTCTAATTCCTCATCATTTCGATCTAGCATTGCTGCTTATACAGGGTCTTCTAAGACTTTCTCCATGAATGACCTTGAGAAAGCTACTGATAATTTTCATGCTTcaagaatacttggagaaggtGGTTTTGGCCGTGTTTACGGTGGTGTCCTCGGAGAAGGAACAAAAGTGGCTGTCAAGGTTCTAATGAGGGATGATCATCATGGTGACCGTGAATTCTTAGCTGAGGTTGAGATGCTTAGTCGTCTTCACCATAGAAATTTGGTCAAGTTAATTGGTATATGTGCTGAGGACAGCTTCCGAGGCTTAGTTTATGAACTCATTCCAAATGGCAGTGTGGAATCCCATTTACATG GGGTTGACAAGGAAAACTGCACACTTGATTGGGGTGCTCGGATGAAGATAGCTCTTGGTGCAGCTCGCGGTCTAGCTTATCTGCATGAAGATTCAAGTCCCAGCGTTATACATAGGGACTTCAAGTCTAGCAACATATTGTTGGAAGATGATTTTACACCAAAAGTGGCTGATTTTGGATTGGCTAGGGCAGCAACGGATGGGCAGAACATACACATATCAACACGTGTCATGGGAACTTTTGG TTATGTGGCTCCGGAGTATGCAATGACTGGGCATCTTCTTGTTAAGAGTGATGTGTACAGCTATGGTGTTGTTCTTCTTGAGCTTTTGACGGGAAGAAAACCTGTAGACATGTCACAAGCTCCTGGTCAAGAGAATCTTGTTGCGTGGGCTCGTCCACTTCTCGCTAGTAATGAAGGTCTGAAAGCAATAATAGATCCATCTGTGGGAGCTGATGTGCCTTTTGATATTGTAGCTAAAGTTGCAGCCATTGCATCAATGTGTGTGCAACCAGAGGTATCAAACCGTCCCTTCATGGGTGAGGTTGTTCAGGCTTTAAAACTTGTATGCAGTGAATgtgaagaagcaaaagaagaTGCAGTCTCAAGAAGTTCTAGCCAGGAAGATTTATCTGTTGTTTTAGATGGGGGAGCCAGCACTGTTTCTGGACAACTACAAGATGAAAGACATTTCTCGGCTAGTCACTTTAATTCTGAAGTTGATATTGAAAGATGCTTGTCAGCATCAGAACAATTCAGTTCATCCGCAAGAGTCGGCAGGCGAGATACTGAATCATTTAGAAGAAACTCTTATTCAGAACCTCTGAGATCCGAAAGAAGCACGCGGTTGTGGAAGATAATTAGAAGGCTTTCTGGTGGTAGTGCCAGTGAACATGGAACTATGTTCAAGTTATGA